The Deinobacterium chartae genome contains a region encoding:
- the crcB gene encoding fluoride efflux transporter CrcB has product MLVGIMLGGALGAAARHLLNEGVQRLTQATPLAGFPFATLLINVSGSMLLAFVATLQLQGGLSPRWRNWIGTGFLGAYTTFSTFSLEAHALLGRGEWGKAAAYMLGNLLLGLLGVVAGRALALAVTR; this is encoded by the coding sequence GTGCTGGTCGGAATCATGCTCGGAGGCGCACTCGGCGCGGCGGCCCGCCACCTGCTGAACGAAGGGGTGCAGCGGCTGACCCAGGCCACCCCGCTGGCCGGATTTCCCTTCGCCACCCTGCTGATCAACGTCAGCGGCTCGATGCTGCTGGCCTTCGTGGCCACCTTGCAGTTGCAAGGCGGCCTCAGCCCGCGCTGGCGCAACTGGATCGGCACCGGTTTCCTGGGAGCCTACACCACCTTCTCCACCTTCTCGCTCGAGGCGCACGCGCTGCTGGGGCGCGGCGAGTGGGGCAAAGCCGCCGCATACATGCTGGGCAACCTGCTGCTGGGCCTGCTGGGCGTCGTAGCCGGCCGGGCCCTGGCCCTGGCGGTGACCCGGTGA
- a CDS encoding AAA family ATPase has protein sequence MNSLNALVPSQLSDLLLAVAPTRPVFIWGPPGIGKSALVEQFALEVGLECVSLLGSQLAPEDLIGVPQISGGKTRFHPPAQIARDVPYCLFLDELNACTPDVQKAFYSLIHERRIGEYRLPEGSVVIGAGNRAEDSAIVRPMSSALLNRMLHVQLKASARDWLAWAYGAGIHPLVLEYLQQRPDHLWSAPPKTEEPFSSPRAWHMLSDALHALGTQDAFWVEVAAGGCLSSRHAVSFRTHLKQTRGRYRLEALLAGEVSWPREPQDRDLLYFLAQSLRARLVKELPPEKAGLSGENRAFANRAKTLLKELAAISLEVAQTIAAESEDGSHLPEWLMVELVRDLPRLVERDRAR, from the coding sequence TTGAACAGCCTGAATGCCCTTGTTCCCAGCCAGCTCAGCGACCTGTTGCTCGCCGTTGCTCCTACCCGTCCGGTGTTCATCTGGGGTCCACCCGGCATCGGCAAGTCGGCACTGGTCGAGCAGTTCGCCCTCGAGGTGGGGCTCGAATGCGTCTCGCTGCTCGGCAGCCAGCTTGCTCCCGAAGACCTGATCGGCGTGCCGCAGATCTCGGGCGGCAAGACCCGCTTTCATCCGCCCGCACAGATCGCGCGCGATGTGCCGTACTGCCTGTTTCTGGACGAGCTGAACGCCTGCACCCCCGATGTGCAGAAAGCCTTTTACAGCCTGATCCACGAGCGCCGCATCGGCGAATACCGCCTGCCCGAGGGTTCGGTGGTGATCGGAGCGGGCAACCGCGCCGAGGACAGCGCCATCGTGCGCCCGATGTCCAGCGCGCTGCTCAACCGCATGCTGCACGTGCAGCTCAAGGCGTCGGCGCGCGACTGGCTGGCCTGGGCCTACGGGGCGGGCATTCACCCGCTGGTCCTCGAGTACCTGCAGCAGCGCCCGGATCACCTGTGGAGCGCGCCGCCCAAGACCGAGGAACCGTTTTCCAGCCCGCGCGCCTGGCACATGCTCAGCGACGCGCTGCACGCTCTGGGCACCCAGGACGCCTTCTGGGTCGAGGTGGCCGCCGGGGGCTGCCTCTCGTCGCGCCACGCGGTCAGCTTCCGCACCCACCTCAAGCAGACGCGCGGACGTTACCGCCTCGAGGCCCTGCTTGCAGGCGAGGTCTCCTGGCCGCGTGAGCCGCAGGACCGCGACCTGCTGTACTTCCTGGCGCAGTCGCTGCGCGCCCGGCTGGTCAAGGAGCTGCCGCCCGAAAAAGCGGGGCTCTCCGGCGAGAACCGCGCTTTTGCCAACCGCGCCAAAACGCTGCTCAAGGAGCTGGCTGCCATCTCGCTCGAGGTGGCGCAGACCATCGCGGCGGAGAGCGAGGACGGCTCGCACCTGCCCGAGTGGCTGATGGTGGAGCTGGTGCGCGACCTGCCGCGCCTGGTGGAGCGCGACCGTGCCCGCTAA
- a CDS encoding (4Fe-4S)-binding protein codes for MSGEVPGPQRGKAYRGSRITVYYDAQRCIHFAACVRGLPEVFDPARRPWIEAAGAEAGVLAEVVRRCPTGALQYHLEEGEPEMPSVPTVIEPSPDGPLLVRGDLRICGPDGERSETRVALCRCGASANKPFCDGSHGRIGWKSEAHTPGP; via the coding sequence GTGAGCGGGGAAGTGCCGGGCCCGCAGCGGGGCAAGGCCTACCGGGGCAGCCGCATCACCGTGTATTACGACGCGCAGCGCTGCATACACTTTGCTGCCTGTGTGCGCGGGCTGCCCGAGGTCTTTGACCCTGCGCGTCGCCCCTGGATCGAGGCCGCGGGAGCCGAAGCGGGCGTGCTCGCCGAGGTGGTGCGGCGCTGTCCTACCGGAGCCTTGCAGTATCACCTCGAGGAGGGAGAACCCGAGATGCCAAGCGTACCGACCGTGATAGAACCGAGCCCGGACGGACCGCTGCTGGTGCGCGGCGACCTGCGCATTTGCGGACCGGACGGCGAGCGGAGCGAGACCCGCGTGGCGCTGTGCCGCTGCGGAGCTTCGGCCAACAAGCCCTTTTGCGACGGCAGCCATGGCCGGATCGGTTGGAAGAGCGAAGCGCACACACCAGGGCCGTGA
- a CDS encoding magnesium transporter CorA family protein — protein MLEFYRSIGGKLTRQDGYVDNGWINAVAPTPAELQYLHTAFGIPQDYLSYPLDLDERPRFEKEDGFTLIVMQTSYPLGEHSDIPYDTIPLGIIHAEHCIVTICTMPNPVIEEIKRGTLRHVSTAKKNRFTLQIFLRTAQRYLIDLRRIDKQVDAVEDRLENSTRNRELLELLKLEKSLVYFKTALKANELMMERIKRDRVFEMYPDDQDLLDDVLIENLQAIEMTDITTNILTSMMGAFASVISNNVNAVVKLLTTTTILIAIPTLITSVFGMNVPLPWQESPTGMLWVLAIAFGLSGTMAFLFWRWKWF, from the coding sequence ATGCTCGAATTCTACCGCAGCATCGGCGGAAAACTCACCCGCCAAGACGGCTACGTGGACAACGGCTGGATCAACGCCGTCGCTCCCACCCCGGCCGAACTCCAGTACCTGCACACCGCCTTCGGCATCCCGCAGGACTACCTGTCCTACCCGCTCGACCTCGACGAGCGCCCGCGCTTTGAGAAAGAGGACGGCTTCACCCTGATCGTGATGCAGACCTCCTACCCGCTGGGCGAGCACTCGGACATTCCCTACGACACCATTCCGCTGGGCATCATTCACGCCGAGCACTGCATCGTCACCATCTGCACCATGCCCAACCCGGTCATCGAGGAGATCAAGCGCGGCACGCTGCGCCACGTCTCGACGGCCAAGAAGAACCGCTTCACCCTGCAGATCTTCCTGCGCACCGCGCAACGCTACCTCATCGACCTGCGGCGCATTGACAAGCAGGTGGACGCGGTCGAGGACCGGCTGGAGAACTCCACGCGCAACCGTGAGCTGCTCGAACTGCTCAAGCTCGAAAAGAGCCTGGTCTACTTCAAGACGGCCCTCAAGGCCAACGAGCTGATGATGGAGCGCATCAAGCGCGACCGGGTCTTCGAGATGTATCCCGACGACCAGGACCTGCTCGACGACGTGCTGATCGAGAACCTGCAGGCCATCGAGATGACCGACATCACCACCAACATCCTCACCTCGATGATGGGTGCTTTTGCCTCGGTGATCTCCAACAACGTGAACGCCGTCGTGAAACTGCTGACCACCACCACCATCTTGATCGCCATCCCAACCCTGATCACCTCGGTGTTCGGCATGAACGTACCGCTGCCCTGGCAGGAGAGCCCCACCGGCATGCTGTGGGTGCTGGCCATCGCCTTCGGGCTCTCGGGCACCATGGCCTTCTTGTTCTGGCGCTGGAAGTGGTTTTGA
- a CDS encoding sensor histidine kinase — protein sequence MSLRLRLSLWTTLLLALALTALSVLAGSVLYSNRVADLDRELHDQFAAVARSARYDDRSLPHSVRALLAQGADVVDARVIFPDGTTWETAFRSMPAAQVSGLETRAGWRVLRGTVGGVTVQVGRPLRAVEETLEAYTRVSVPTVLVVSLIGGLLMSAVVGQQLAPLSALTRRVAQLEAPAPIPGTDRPDETGQLARALEASLERLSRTRATEREFVTRASHELRTPVAALRAELELALARPRDEAEYREALRAALRSAEHLERLSVNLLTLSRLRSAPPRLEDTDLWSVAADVVDRLMPLALQKGLSLELEGAPTRVQADPVLIARLLDNLIGNAIRYTPSGEVRVIARSGCLTVEDTGPGLPDEVLRATPEPFMRHGLEGSGVGLSVVRGIAEAHGTQLSMERLETGGSRVSVRFCDADLALAADRTA from the coding sequence ATGAGCCTGCGGCTGCGCCTCTCGCTGTGGACCACGCTGCTGCTGGCACTCGCGCTGACCGCGCTGAGCGTGCTGGCCGGCAGCGTGCTGTACAGCAACCGCGTGGCCGACCTCGACCGTGAGCTGCACGACCAGTTCGCGGCGGTGGCGCGCTCGGCCCGCTACGACGACCGCTCGCTGCCGCACTCGGTGCGGGCCCTGCTGGCTCAGGGAGCCGACGTGGTCGACGCCCGGGTGATCTTTCCGGACGGCACGACCTGGGAGACCGCCTTTCGTTCCATGCCCGCCGCACAGGTCTCGGGCCTGGAGACCCGCGCGGGCTGGCGGGTGCTGCGCGGCACGGTCGGCGGCGTAACCGTGCAGGTGGGCCGTCCGCTGCGCGCGGTCGAGGAAACCCTCGAGGCCTACACGCGGGTGAGCGTACCCACCGTGCTGGTGGTCTCGCTGATCGGCGGACTGCTGATGAGCGCGGTGGTCGGGCAGCAGCTGGCCCCGCTGAGTGCTCTGACCCGCCGGGTGGCCCAACTCGAAGCGCCCGCTCCTATTCCCGGCACCGACCGGCCCGACGAGACCGGTCAGCTCGCCCGCGCCCTCGAGGCCTCGTTGGAGCGCTTAAGCCGCACGCGCGCCACCGAACGCGAGTTCGTGACCCGCGCGAGCCACGAGCTGCGCACGCCGGTCGCCGCGCTGCGGGCCGAGCTGGAACTGGCCCTCGCCCGCCCGCGCGACGAGGCCGAGTACCGCGAGGCGCTGCGCGCCGCCTTGCGCTCGGCCGAGCACCTCGAGCGGCTCTCGGTGAACCTGCTGACCCTCAGCCGCCTGCGCAGCGCCCCGCCGCGCCTCGAGGACACCGACTTGTGGTCGGTGGCAGCCGACGTGGTAGACCGCCTGATGCCGCTGGCCCTGCAAAAGGGCCTGAGCCTGGAGCTCGAGGGGGCCCCGACCCGGGTGCAGGCCGATCCGGTGCTGATAGCGCGCCTGCTCGACAACCTGATCGGCAACGCCATCCGCTACACGCCCTCGGGCGAGGTGCGGGTCATCGCGCGGTCGGGCTGCCTGACCGTGGAAGACACCGGCCCCGGCCTGCCCGACGAGGTGCTGCGCGCCACGCCCGAACCGTTCATGCGCCACGGCCTCGAGGGAAGCGGCGTGGGCCTGTCGGTGGTGCGCGGCATCGCAGAAGCGCACGGGACGCAGCTGAGCATGGAGCGCCTCGAGACCGGAGGCAGCCGGGTCAGCGTGCGCTTCTGCGATGCCGACCTGGCGCTCGCGGCGGACCGGACGGCGTAA
- a CDS encoding GntR family transcriptional regulator, with the protein MEMHEGLFDGRGAFDATKPIYIQLAEDIMARAVRGELSPGDKIPSARELAAQRMVNPNTVIRAYQELERDGFIVTRRGLGSFVSDDPARIRQACERLVASALDRALSELRELGLSDDRIAEAFAARLEAAEPGRGVRG; encoded by the coding sequence ATGGAAATGCACGAAGGGCTGTTTGACGGCCGCGGTGCTTTCGACGCCACCAAACCCATTTACATCCAATTGGCCGAAGACATCATGGCCCGAGCGGTACGCGGCGAGCTCAGCCCCGGCGACAAGATCCCCAGCGCCCGCGAGCTGGCGGCCCAGCGTATGGTGAACCCCAACACGGTGATTCGCGCCTACCAGGAACTCGAGCGGGACGGCTTCATCGTGACGCGACGCGGTCTGGGCTCTTTTGTCAGCGACGACCCGGCTCGCATCCGCCAGGCGTGTGAGCGGCTGGTGGCCTCGGCGCTTGACCGTGCGCTATCCGAGCTGCGTGAACTCGGCCTGAGCGACGACCGGATCGCCGAGGCCTTCGCGGCACGCCTCGAGGCGGCAGAACCGGGCAGAGGAGTGCGCGGGTGA
- a CDS encoding S1C family serine protease, producing MKRNLTLIVTGALIFGAGFVVRSIGEVEAQSAPAVQTAQVPAPTALDPVRAGLENERNTESIVQRFESGVVFVNTTRQTRNLFREDFSGLPFALPEGTGSPQVQRGSGSGFFIDASGLVLTNHHVIEGADRITVKLQGDDRDYSATVVGSAADYDLALLKVEGLGKAVQPLKLANSDSIRVGQKAIAMGAPFGLDFSVTEGIVSAIGREIPVGNKNIPQKVIQTDAAINPGNSGGPLLNSAGEVIGINSQILSPSGALTGEGQFAGVGFAIPSNVAAELLPRLKAGEKIETPTLGIRFSSLEAYNPEVLKELGLPEQGMLVVDVTPGSPADKAGLRGGQGSRRFQDGTLRTGGDVILSVDGQRLTDSAQLPETLLGKRYGDTLRLGILRDGREQTVTVRLERFEAAQ from the coding sequence ATGAAACGCAACCTGACCCTGATCGTCACCGGTGCCCTGATTTTCGGGGCGGGCTTTGTGGTACGCAGCATCGGCGAGGTCGAAGCCCAGAGCGCTCCCGCCGTGCAGACAGCCCAAGTCCCCGCGCCCACCGCGCTCGACCCGGTGCGCGCCGGCCTCGAGAACGAACGCAACACCGAATCGATCGTGCAGCGCTTTGAAAGCGGCGTGGTCTTCGTCAACACCACGCGGCAGACGCGCAACCTGTTCCGCGAGGACTTCTCCGGACTTCCCTTCGCCCTGCCCGAAGGCACGGGCAGCCCGCAGGTCCAGCGCGGCAGCGGCTCGGGCTTTTTCATCGACGCCTCGGGGCTGGTGCTGACCAACCATCACGTCATCGAGGGTGCCGACCGCATCACCGTGAAACTGCAGGGCGACGACCGCGACTACAGCGCCACGGTGGTGGGAAGTGCCGCCGACTACGACCTCGCCCTGCTCAAGGTCGAGGGCCTGGGCAAGGCCGTCCAGCCGCTCAAGCTCGCCAACAGCGACAGCATCCGGGTCGGCCAGAAGGCCATCGCCATGGGCGCTCCCTTCGGGCTGGACTTCAGCGTCACCGAGGGCATCGTCTCGGCCATCGGCCGCGAGATCCCGGTGGGCAACAAAAACATTCCCCAGAAGGTCATCCAGACCGACGCGGCCATCAACCCGGGCAACTCGGGCGGGCCGCTGCTCAACTCGGCCGGCGAGGTCATCGGCATCAACTCGCAGATCCTCTCGCCCAGCGGCGCCCTGACCGGCGAGGGTCAGTTCGCCGGAGTGGGCTTCGCCATTCCCAGCAACGTGGCCGCCGAACTGCTGCCGCGCCTCAAGGCCGGAGAAAAGATCGAAACGCCCACGCTGGGCATCCGCTTCAGCTCCCTCGAGGCCTACAATCCCGAGGTCCTCAAAGAGCTGGGGCTGCCCGAGCAGGGCATGCTGGTGGTAGACGTCACCCCCGGCAGCCCGGCCGACAAGGCGGGCCTGCGCGGCGGACAGGGCAGCCGCCGCTTCCAAGACGGCACGCTGAGGACCGGCGGCGACGTGATCCTCAGCGTGGACGGCCAGCGGCTGACCGACTCGGCCCAGTTGCCCGAGACGCTGCTGGGCAAGCGCTACGGCGATACGCTCAGGCTCGGCATCCTGCGAGACGGCCGCGAGCAGACCGTCACCGTGCGCCTCGAGCGCTTTGAGGCGGCGCAGTAA
- the xseB gene encoding exodeoxyribonuclease VII small subunit, translated as MNRDFQTHYETLERIARQLEEEGADIDTLIPLLKEAAEAYEACRERLEAVRALLEE; from the coding sequence ATGAACCGTGACTTTCAGACGCACTACGAAACGCTTGAACGCATTGCCCGCCAGCTCGAGGAGGAAGGGGCCGACATCGACACCCTGATTCCGCTGCTCAAGGAAGCCGCCGAGGCCTACGAAGCCTGCCGGGAACGCCTCGAGGCGGTACGCGCGCTGCTCGAGGAGTAA
- a CDS encoding response regulator transcription factor, with protein MRILLMEDDAGIRTPLARYLRESGFAVDEAASASEAHGLYELYPYAALVADVRLPEGENAGFELVRELRAHRSGVPVLFLSARDTLEDRLEGLEAGGDDYLVKPFHLQEVAARLRALLRRGTQVTPDTVVHGELQFDWSRRRVTRAGQEVHLTGKELGLLELLSTHPGRLFTREEIIDRVWDASFDAETNVIDVYVRNLRRKLGDGVIETVRGVGYRFPS; from the coding sequence TTGCGCATTCTGCTGATGGAAGACGACGCCGGCATCCGCACGCCGCTCGCCCGCTACCTGCGAGAAAGCGGCTTCGCGGTGGACGAGGCGGCCAGCGCCTCGGAGGCACACGGCCTTTACGAGCTGTACCCCTACGCGGCCCTGGTCGCCGACGTGCGGCTGCCCGAGGGAGAAAACGCCGGTTTCGAGCTGGTCCGCGAGCTGCGCGCGCACCGCTCGGGCGTGCCGGTGCTGTTTTTGTCGGCCCGCGACACCCTCGAGGACCGCCTCGAGGGCTTGGAGGCGGGCGGCGACGACTACCTGGTCAAGCCCTTTCACCTGCAGGAGGTCGCCGCGCGTCTGCGCGCCCTGCTGCGGCGGGGCACGCAGGTCACGCCCGACACGGTGGTGCACGGCGAACTGCAGTTCGACTGGTCGCGGCGGCGCGTGACCCGCGCGGGCCAGGAGGTGCACCTGACCGGCAAGGAACTCGGACTGCTCGAGCTGCTCTCCACGCACCCGGGACGGCTGTTTACCCGCGAGGAGATCATCGACCGGGTATGGGACGCCTCGTTTGACGCCGAGACCAACGTGATCGACGTGTACGTGCGCAACCTGCGCCGCAAGCTGGGAGACGGCGTGATCGAGACCGTGCGCGGGGTGGGGTACCGCTTTCCGTCATGA
- a CDS encoding GNAT family N-acetyltransferase produces the protein MSEFRNNPDLQRYELLEGQEVVGFAEYRPAGSAVMFTHTEIDRRFEGQGLGSTLVRAALEDVRAQGRQVVPMCPFVAAYIGRHRSEYVDLVHPQQRGVFGL, from the coding sequence ATGTCCGAGTTTCGTAACAACCCCGACCTGCAGCGTTACGAGCTTCTCGAGGGCCAGGAGGTGGTGGGCTTCGCCGAGTACCGCCCGGCCGGAAGCGCGGTGATGTTCACCCATACCGAGATCGACCGCCGCTTCGAGGGGCAGGGGCTGGGCTCCACGCTGGTCCGGGCGGCCCTCGAGGATGTGCGGGCGCAGGGCCGCCAGGTGGTTCCGATGTGCCCCTTCGTCGCGGCCTACATCGGGCGGCACCGTTCGGAGTACGTCGATCTGGTTCACCCGCAGCAGCGCGGCGTGTTCGGGCTGTGA
- a CDS encoding MarR family transcriptional regulator, giving the protein MSVKTPVPTVNQALAAWARLARLYAKTVRGIERELRPLELTLIEFDALAQLGAREGLVQQDLADHLLVSEGNITYLTSKLARRELIERRSDGRCKRLYLTSRGRALLEAARPTVERFHQRQFGNLEPSELHTLLVLLRRADRQTSPLGTEQETV; this is encoded by the coding sequence GTGAGCGTGAAGACCCCTGTTCCCACCGTGAACCAGGCGCTGGCTGCCTGGGCCCGCCTGGCGCGGCTGTACGCCAAGACCGTGCGCGGCATCGAGCGAGAACTGCGCCCCCTGGAGCTCACCCTGATCGAGTTCGACGCGCTGGCCCAACTGGGAGCCCGCGAAGGACTGGTGCAGCAGGACCTGGCCGATCACCTGCTGGTCAGCGAAGGCAACATCACCTACCTGACCTCCAAACTGGCCCGCCGAGAACTGATCGAACGCCGCAGCGACGGACGCTGCAAGCGCCTGTACCTCACCTCCCGGGGCCGTGCGCTGCTCGAGGCCGCCCGTCCCACGGTCGAGCGCTTTCACCAGCGGCAGTTCGGCAACCTGGAACCCTCGGAGCTGCACACCCTGCTGGTCCTGCTGCGCCGAGCCGACCGCCAGACGTCCCCGCTGGGGACAGAACAGGAGACCGTATGA
- the xseA gene encoding exodeoxyribonuclease VII large subunit, whose protein sequence is MSRAERGSDDHLRLSELLTVMGLVVERAFPGYVWVEAEIASLTDRRHLYLDLVELGEDGKEMARARANLWARERYRIAAKFRAVTGGELAPGMRVLVKAVPEFHPQYGFSLNILDISAGYTAGAAQEKLARIRRTLEQEGLYDRNRNLEGPADFARVAVISPRSAAGLGDFREEADRLEAAGLCRFSYFEALFQGREAAASLKEALEDVTFQHALEAFDAVVLIRGGGAASDLAWLNDLELARTAARLPLPLLTGIGHARDDTILDEIAHTRFDTPSKVVQHLENTISENGRRALAAYESIRRLSRELLARRSTGLDALYTRIRRAAAHRVEVRSRDLDALMRRILGLSPQATLARGYALVRARGRTVRSAAEARQHAALELVFEDGTLEVTHEP, encoded by the coding sequence GTGAGCCGTGCCGAGCGCGGCAGCGACGATCACCTGCGGCTCAGCGAGCTGCTGACCGTGATGGGCCTGGTGGTCGAACGCGCCTTTCCCGGCTACGTGTGGGTGGAGGCCGAGATCGCCTCGCTCACCGACCGCCGCCACCTGTACCTCGACCTGGTCGAACTCGGCGAAGACGGCAAGGAAATGGCCCGCGCGCGCGCCAACCTGTGGGCCCGCGAACGCTACCGCATCGCCGCCAAGTTCCGCGCGGTCACCGGAGGCGAGCTCGCTCCCGGAATGCGGGTGCTGGTCAAGGCCGTCCCCGAGTTTCACCCGCAGTACGGCTTCTCGCTGAACATCCTCGACATCTCGGCAGGTTACACCGCCGGAGCCGCGCAGGAAAAGCTGGCCCGCATCCGCCGCACCCTCGAGCAGGAGGGGCTGTACGACCGCAACCGCAACCTCGAGGGCCCTGCGGACTTCGCGCGGGTGGCCGTGATCAGCCCGCGCTCGGCCGCCGGGCTGGGGGATTTCCGTGAAGAAGCCGACCGCCTCGAGGCCGCCGGGCTGTGCCGTTTCAGCTACTTCGAAGCGCTCTTTCAGGGACGCGAGGCGGCAGCCTCGCTCAAAGAGGCCCTCGAGGACGTAACCTTTCAGCACGCCCTGGAGGCGTTCGACGCGGTGGTGCTGATCCGGGGCGGCGGCGCCGCGAGCGATCTCGCGTGGCTCAACGACCTCGAGCTGGCCCGCACGGCCGCGCGCCTGCCCCTGCCGCTGCTCACCGGCATCGGCCACGCCCGCGACGACACCATTTTGGACGAGATCGCCCACACCCGCTTCGATACGCCCTCGAAGGTGGTCCAGCATCTCGAAAACACCATCTCCGAGAACGGCCGCCGCGCCCTGGCCGCCTACGAGAGCATCCGTCGCCTGAGCCGCGAACTGCTGGCGCGCCGCAGCACCGGACTCGACGCCCTCTACACCCGCATACGCCGCGCGGCCGCGCACCGCGTCGAAGTCCGGTCGCGCGACCTCGACGCCCTGATGCGCCGCATCCTGGGCCTGAGCCCGCAGGCCACCCTGGCACGCGGCTACGCGCTGGTACGCGCCCGGGGACGCACGGTCCGCAGCGCCGCCGAGGCGCGCCAGCACGCCGCCCTCGAGCTGGTCTTCGAGGACGGCACCCTCGAGGTGACCCATGAACCGTGA
- a CDS encoding ring-cleaving dioxygenase, with translation MNLELSGLHHVTAVTADAPGNLAFYTRVLGMRLVKKTVNQDDVRAYHLFYADGAGSPGSDLTFFDWPQSGRERRGNHTVSRTGLRVPRGSLPWWKARLEAHGVTHGEIHARFGRDVLHLEDPEGQRLALVEDDAPGHPWARSPVPAEHQILGLGPATLSLPGLEPTRRVLERVYGLRAAGDYENPDAPGTRVHVLRMRQGGPAAELHLEVRPELPIARPGVGGVHHIALRVPDDQYVAWVQRLQGLGLPTSGAVDRFYFRSIYYREPQGILIELATDGPGFATDEPFESMGERLSLPPFLEERRADIEAHLKPLE, from the coding sequence ATGAACCTCGAACTCAGCGGACTGCACCATGTGACCGCCGTGACCGCCGACGCTCCGGGCAACCTTGCCTTTTACACCCGGGTGCTGGGCATGCGGCTGGTCAAAAAAACCGTTAACCAAGACGACGTGCGTGCCTACCACCTGTTCTACGCCGACGGAGCGGGCTCGCCCGGCAGCGACCTGACCTTTTTCGACTGGCCGCAGAGCGGGCGCGAGCGGCGCGGCAACCACACGGTCAGCCGTACCGGCCTGCGTGTTCCCCGTGGCAGCCTGCCCTGGTGGAAAGCGCGCCTCGAGGCGCACGGCGTGACCCACGGCGAGATCCACGCGCGTTTCGGGCGCGACGTCTTACACCTCGAGGACCCCGAAGGGCAGCGGCTGGCGCTGGTCGAAGACGATGCCCCCGGGCATCCCTGGGCGCGCAGCCCGGTCCCGGCCGAGCATCAGATCCTGGGGCTGGGCCCGGCGACGCTGTCGCTGCCCGGCCTCGAGCCGACCCGCCGCGTCCTCGAGCGGGTGTACGGCCTGCGCGCCGCCGGCGACTACGAGAACCCGGACGCGCCCGGCACCCGCGTGCACGTGCTGCGCATGAGACAGGGCGGCCCGGCGGCCGAACTGCACCTCGAGGTGCGGCCCGAGCTGCCCATCGCCCGGCCCGGGGTAGGCGGCGTGCACCACATCGCCCTGCGCGTTCCCGACGACCAGTACGTTGCCTGGGTGCAGCGCCTGCAGGGGCTGGGCCTGCCCACCAGCGGCGCGGTGGACCGCTTCTACTTCCGCTCGATCTACTACCGTGAGCCGCAGGGTATTCTGATCGAGCTCGCCACCGACGGCCCGGGGTTTGCCACCGACGAGCCGTTCGAGAGCATGGGCGAACGCCTGTCGCTGCCGCCGTTCCTCGAGGAACGCCGCGCCGACATCGAAGCGCACCTCAAGCCGCTCGAGTAG
- a CDS encoding ATP-binding cassette domain-containing protein codes for MSGAGAMVGRLPRVSVSSSVLRTEGLYKRYWRKTALEPLNFSLEVGEFVGLLGVNGSGKSTLMKMAAGLVRPSGGHLEVLGLPPGPHSKLEVAFLPELDHLYPRWTAREAFAFFDRFFTMNRARFFGLLEFLRLEETARFGTLSKGNRTRLRLALTLAREARLYLLDEPLSGIDPLTREQILMTLMREFRATDMTMMLATHQVAEAETLFDRVLVLDEGRVLLEGTADEIRARRGSSIDRAVKEAARERRALEEPV; via the coding sequence GTGAGCGGGGCCGGAGCGATGGTGGGGCGCCTGCCGCGCGTCAGCGTGTCCTCGTCGGTGCTGCGCACCGAGGGGCTGTACAAGCGATACTGGCGCAAGACCGCGCTGGAACCGCTGAACTTCTCGCTCGAGGTGGGCGAGTTCGTGGGTCTGCTGGGCGTGAACGGTTCGGGCAAGAGCACGCTGATGAAGATGGCGGCCGGGCTGGTACGGCCCTCGGGCGGGCACCTCGAGGTGCTGGGCCTGCCGCCCGGACCGCATTCCAAGCTCGAGGTGGCCTTCTTGCCCGAACTGGACCACCTGTACCCGCGCTGGACCGCGCGTGAGGCGTTCGCGTTCTTCGACCGTTTCTTCACCATGAACCGCGCGCGCTTTTTCGGGCTGCTCGAGTTTTTGCGCCTCGAGGAGACCGCGCGTTTTGGTACGCTGTCCAAAGGCAACCGCACGCGCCTGCGGCTGGCCCTCACGCTGGCGCGCGAGGCACGGCTGTACCTGCTCGACGAGCCGCTCAGCGGCATCGATCCGCTGACCCGCGAGCAGATCCTGATGACCTTGATGCGCGAGTTCCGGGCCACCGACATGACCATGATGCTCGCCACCCACCAGGTGGCCGAGGCCGAGACCCTGTTCGACCGCGTGCTGGTCCTCGACGAGGGCCGGGTGCTGCTCGAGGGGACCGCCGACGAGATCCGGGCGCGGCGTGGCAG